Sequence from the Paraburkholderia acidiphila genome:
GGCGCGACGCGCTCGAGCACGGCGCACGCCTCGTCGCCGCGTGTGCGCAATATGGTTTCGAGGGCGTCTATCCGCTCGACGCGCAAGCGCCGCCGGACCTCGACGGCCCGCGCCAGGCCGCGTGGATCTATCACGCGAACGTCGAAGCGATCCGGGCCGCCGATATCGTGATGGCAAATGTGAACGACTTTCGCGGCCCCGGCGAGCCCGATTCCGGCACCGCCTTCGAGATCGGCTATGCAGCCGCACTAGGCAAGGAAATCTGGGCCTACACGTCCGACGAAGGCACGCTCATCGAACGCGTGCCATCCGTGCCCGACGCGCAGGGGCGCGTGTGCGAACGCGGCTATCTGGTGGAAGATTTTGGCCTCGCCAAGAACCTGATGATCGCGTGCGCGGCGCGTCTCGTGCAGGGCGACGCGCGCGCGTGCCTGGAAGCGATGGCGCAAGGGCGCACGCGATGACAGCGCGTGCGCCCTTGCGCCAGCCAGCGCCTCAATGATGCATGGTGCTCATCGTGCTCATGCGCTGGAGGGCGCGAATGCGCGCCACCGCGGGGCGGTCCGTTACGGCGACCTGATAGAGCTTCGCGAGATCGGCCTTGAGCGCCGTGCGTGAGCCGGCGTCGAGATACACCATGTGCCCCGAGGGATAGAAGCGTGCGCTCAGGTTGTCGCGCACCTTCTGGTCGAGGAGCGGCATCTTCTGCAGATCGATCACGGTCTGGTAGAACGGCGTGACGAAATCATAGTAGCCGTTCGCCGAAAGCACGCGCAAATCCGGGTTCAGCGCCATCACCGCCGCGAGGTCGCCTGCCGTGTAGAGCACGATATTGCCCTGCGCGTCCACGCCCTTTTGCGCGCCCGTCGGATCGATATGGCCGAAGTTCCAGTTCTTGAACGCCTGATCGTTCAGGTCCGTGAACGACGAGTTCGTGCGGAACTTGAGCTGCTCGTTCAGGTAGCTGTTCCACATCGCCGTATACACGCCGCTCACCGCCGTCATGGTGGGATCGTTGCCGCCCGAATTGGGGTCGATGTTGCCGGCAATCCCCGTATCGATGGCGGTCACGCGGCCGTCGTACGAGCCGAGCGCCACGCCCTTGTCCTTCATGAGTGTGGTGAGGAAGAGCGAGTTGCCGCGGCTGTCGTACGAGGCGATGTCGAGATTCCACGACTCCAGCGTTTGCGTGTCGATGCCCGTGTATTGCGAGAGCGTTTTGAGCGTTGCCGGAATGCTCTTGTCTTTGGGATCGGGAAACTTCGACAGCGCCTGCAGATAATCGGTGCGCGCGAATTGCGCGACCTGCGCGGCGAACGCCTGCAGGTCCTTCGGCGCGGGCGTGACGCCAAGGCGCTTGTGGTACCAGGCATCGGCGGCGGCCGTGGGCAGCGCGCCCACCGGATTGCCGCTTTGCGTGTAATCGAGTATCGACGACTGCAGCGTGATGCCGTTCAGATCCACGCCATCCTCGTGCAGCCGGTAGGCGAGCACGCAACTGCGCGCCGTGCCATACGATTCGCCATAGAGAAACTTCGGCGAATTCCAGCGATCGTTCGCCGTGAGATAGCGCTTGATGAATTGCTTGAGCGAATCCGCGTCCTGGTCCACGCCCCAGAAGTCGCGGTTGTGATGCGGCGCGATCGCGGCCGAATAGCCGGTGCCCACGGGATTGATAAAGATGAGGTCGCTCTTGTCGAGCAGGCTGTCCGGATTGTCTTCGAGCGCATAGGGCGCGGGCGGCGTGAAGCCCGGCATCGCGGTCTTGATGCGCTTGGGCGCGAACGAACCGAGCAGCACGAAAACGGAAGACGAGCCCGGGCCGCCGTTGTAGAAGAACGTGACGGGACGGTCTTGCGCCTGCACGCCGTCTTTCGTGAATGCCACGTAGAAGATCTTGGCATTGGGCTGCGAACTGCTCGGATCGACCGTCACGAGATGGCCCGCCGTTGCCGTATAGGCAATGACTTCCTTGCCAATCTGAATGGCGTGGTGCGTGATCGCGGCGTTCTCGGTCACGTCGGTGACGAAGTCGTCAGGGCCGTTGCCGTAAGCAGTGGGATCGAAGCACGGCTGATCGGCCTGGGAGCGATGCTTGCCGTTGCCGCCCGTGGGGCCGGCCCCTCGAGTGCCGCCGTTGCCCTGGG
This genomic interval carries:
- a CDS encoding nucleoside 2-deoxyribosyltransferase, giving the protein MNSTPLPRRPHVYLAGFDVFRRDALEHGARLVAACAQYGFEGVYPLDAQAPPDLDGPRQAAWIYHANVEAIRAADIVMANVNDFRGPGEPDSGTAFEIGYAAALGKEIWAYTSDEGTLIERVPSVPDAQGRVCERGYLVEDFGLAKNLMIACAARLVQGDARACLEAMAQGRTR
- a CDS encoding S10 family peptidase, with amino-acid sequence MNDEANDEAQSTQGNGGTRGAGPTGGNGKHRSQADQPCFDPTAYGNGPDDFVTDVTENAAITHHAIQIGKEVIAYTATAGHLVTVDPSSSQPNAKIFYVAFTKDGVQAQDRPVTFFYNGGPGSSSVFVLLGSFAPKRIKTAMPGFTPPAPYALEDNPDSLLDKSDLIFINPVGTGYSAAIAPHHNRDFWGVDQDADSLKQFIKRYLTANDRWNSPKFLYGESYGTARSCVLAYRLHEDGVDLNGITLQSSILDYTQSGNPVGALPTAAADAWYHKRLGVTPAPKDLQAFAAQVAQFARTDYLQALSKFPDPKDKSIPATLKTLSQYTGIDTQTLESWNLDIASYDSRGNSLFLTTLMKDKGVALGSYDGRVTAIDTGIAGNIDPNSGGNDPTMTAVSGVYTAMWNSYLNEQLKFRTNSSFTDLNDQAFKNWNFGHIDPTGAQKGVDAQGNIVLYTAGDLAAVMALNPDLRVLSANGYYDFVTPFYQTVIDLQKMPLLDQKVRDNLSARFYPSGHMVYLDAGSRTALKADLAKLYQVAVTDRPAVARIRALQRMSTMSTMHH